The following are from one region of the Salmo trutta chromosome 20, fSalTru1.1, whole genome shotgun sequence genome:
- the lmln gene encoding leishmanolysin-like peptidase isoform X1 encodes MMATELRRFWKLFGSLRRIFTFSLLFLFVHCHTCKHQVPSLSEVVHKVYLKSERLTKRSSDQQLKIKIIYDSSVDKLTSDKRRLVKDKLFPQAIDYLQKVFQVRRKSGPILLSRQCVTNQYLRKKDDPHRYCQGSCADITKCGPVIVPEHHLQQCKVCSETGRSCGSAGPPDGKGVEGADFVLYVSGVTTERCGQENIVAYAAYCQLESELDRPIAGYANLCPNMISTQPQEFESMLSTVKHEIIHALGFSAGLFAFYHDYNGKPLTPRFASGLPAFNESLGLYQWSDAVIRRVTRLWDIRGGVMVRHEVHLLVTPRVVEEARRHFGCPILEGMELENQGGMGTELNHWEKRLLENEAMTGSHTQNRVFSRITLAIMEDTGWYRANYSMAERLDWGKGLGCDFVMKSCKFWIERQRQSRKVVTPYCDTVRATPLQLTCRQDQLAVAVCNLQKYPQDLPLDYQYFDHIPDVSVRDIASYGGAVEIADYCPFSQEFSWHLSGEYQRNSYCRVQENQPDWWRNYGAEQYGPDSVCLYQKTAFIMEQCTRRMTYPDWGSGCYKMSCSTHGLTVWVQDTEFQCVHTGQLLRVSVRVNDWVYNGVLVCPACSDFCSACPLPQQLPPLNSTRRVPIDPCSSSSSLVVTLWLLLLNLIPLLAGFILCVRN; translated from the exons ATGATGGCGACGGAGCTGAGACGCTTTTGGAAGCTGTTTGGGTCACTGAGACGTATTTTTACTTTCTCACTTCTATTTTTGTTTGTGCATTGTCATACGTGTAAACATCAAGTCCCATCTCTGTCGGAG GTTGTCCATAAAGTATATCTGAAGTCGGAAAGATTAACCAAAAGAAGCTCTGATCAACAATTAAAGATAAAAATAATTTACGATTCAAGTGTGGACAA GTTAACCTCAGATAAAAGAAGACTTGTGAAG GATAAACTTTTTCCACAAGCAATTGATTATTTACAGAAGGTTTTTCAGGTTCGCCGGAAATCAGGGCCTATACTACTCAGCAG ACAATGTGTGACCAATCAGTATCTGAGGAAGAAAGATGACCCTCACCGCTACTGCCAGGGATCATGTGCAGACATCACAAAGTGTGGACCAGTCATTGTTCCTGAGCATCATCTGCAG CAATGCAAGGTGTGCAGTGAGACAGGGAGGTCGTGTGGCTCGGCAGGGCCTCCGGACGGGAAGGGGGTGGAAGGGGCTGATTTTGTCCTCTACGTCAGCGGGGTGACTACAGAACGCTGTGGACAGGAGAACATTGTGGCCTACGCTGCATACTGTCAGCTGGAGTCTGAGCTGGACAG GCCCATTGCTGGATATGCCAACCTGTGCCCCAATATGATATCCACCCAACCTCAGGAGTTTGAGAGCATGCTGTCAACCGTCAAACACGAAATCATACATGCCTTG GGTTTTTCAGCAGGGCTGTTTGCGTTTTATCATGATTATAATGGCAAGCCATTGACACCTCGGTTTGCAAGTGGACTACCAGCATTCAACGAGAG TTTAGGCCTGTATCAATGGAGTGATGCAGTGATACGTAGAGTGACTCGATTATGGGACATCCGTGGTGGAGTGATGGTCCGTCATGAAGTGCATCTTCTAGTGACACCGCGTGTTGTG GAGGAAGCGAGGAGACACTTTGGCTGTCCCATTCTGGAGGGTATGGAGCTGGAGAACCAGGGAGGGATGGGTACTGAGCTGAACCACTGGGAGAAGAGGCTACTAGAG AACGAAGCAATGACTGGATCGCACACACAAAACAGAGTGTTTTCTAGGATCACCTTGGCCATCATGGAAGACACAGG TTGGTACAGAGCCAACTACAGCATGgcagagaggctggactggggcAAGGGCCTGGGCTGTGACTTTGTGATGAAAAGCTGTAAGTTCTGGATTGAAAGGCAACGTCAGAG TCGTAAAGTGGTGACCCCTTACTGTGACACGGTGCGGGCCACACCCCTCCAGCTAACCTGCAGGCAGGACCAGCTGGCTGTGGCTGTCTGCAACCTGCAGAAGTACCCTCAGGACCTACCCCTGGACTACCAG TACTTTGACCATATCCCTGATGTCTCTGTGAGGGACATTGCCTCCTACGGTGGAGCTGTGGAGATCGCTGACTACTGTCCCTTCAGTCAGGAGTTCAGCTGGCACCTGAGTGGAGAGTACCAACGCAACTCCTACTGCAGGGTCCAGGAGAACCAACCCG ATTGGTGGAGGAACTATGGAGCTGAGCAGTATGGTCCAGACTCTGTGTGTTTGTACCAGAAGACAGCCTTCATCATGGAGCAGTGTACCAGGCGCATGACCTACCCTGACTGGGGAAGTGGCTGTTATAAG ATGTCTTGCTCTACCCATGGTCTGACAGTATGGGTGCAGGATACTGAGTTTCAGTGTGTGCATACCGGTCAGCTGCTGAGAGTTAGTGTGCGTGTTAATGACTGGGTCTACAACGGGGTTCTCGTCTGTCCTGCCTGCTCAGACTTCTGTAGCGCCTGCCCTCTACCACAACAGCTGCCGCCCCTCAATAGTACCAGGAGAGTTCCTATTG ACCCGTGCTCCAGTTCCTCCAGCTTAGTGGTAACTCTGTGGCTTCTATTGTTAAACCTCATCCCTCTGCTAGCTGGATTTATCCTGTGTGTGcggaactga
- the lmln gene encoding leishmanolysin-like peptidase isoform X3 produces MMATELRRFWKLFGSLRRIFTFSLLFLFVHCHTCKHQVPSLSEVVHKVYLKSERLTKRSSDQQLKIKIIYDSSVDKLTSDKRRLVKVRRKSGPILLSRQCVTNQYLRKKDDPHRYCQGSCADITKCGPVIVPEHHLQQCKVCSETGRSCGSAGPPDGKGVEGADFVLYVSGVTTERCGQENIVAYAAYCQLESELDRPIAGYANLCPNMISTQPQEFESMLSTVKHEIIHALGFSAGLFAFYHDYNGKPLTPRFASGLPAFNESLGLYQWSDAVIRRVTRLWDIRGGVMVRHEVHLLVTPRVVEEARRHFGCPILEGMELENQGGMGTELNHWEKRLLENEAMTGSHTQNRVFSRITLAIMEDTGWYRANYSMAERLDWGKGLGCDFVMKSCKFWIERQRQSRKVVTPYCDTVRATPLQLTCRQDQLAVAVCNLQKYPQDLPLDYQYFDHIPDVSVRDIASYGGAVEIADYCPFSQEFSWHLSGEYQRNSYCRVQENQPDWWRNYGAEQYGPDSVCLYQKTAFIMEQCTRRMTYPDWGSGCYKMSCSTHGLTVWVQDTEFQCVHTGQLLRVSVRVNDWVYNGVLVCPACSDFCSACPLPQQLPPLNSTRRVPIDPCSSSSSLVVTLWLLLLNLIPLLAGFILCVRN; encoded by the exons ATGATGGCGACGGAGCTGAGACGCTTTTGGAAGCTGTTTGGGTCACTGAGACGTATTTTTACTTTCTCACTTCTATTTTTGTTTGTGCATTGTCATACGTGTAAACATCAAGTCCCATCTCTGTCGGAG GTTGTCCATAAAGTATATCTGAAGTCGGAAAGATTAACCAAAAGAAGCTCTGATCAACAATTAAAGATAAAAATAATTTACGATTCAAGTGTGGACAA GTTAACCTCAGATAAAAGAAGACTTGTGAAG GTTCGCCGGAAATCAGGGCCTATACTACTCAGCAG ACAATGTGTGACCAATCAGTATCTGAGGAAGAAAGATGACCCTCACCGCTACTGCCAGGGATCATGTGCAGACATCACAAAGTGTGGACCAGTCATTGTTCCTGAGCATCATCTGCAG CAATGCAAGGTGTGCAGTGAGACAGGGAGGTCGTGTGGCTCGGCAGGGCCTCCGGACGGGAAGGGGGTGGAAGGGGCTGATTTTGTCCTCTACGTCAGCGGGGTGACTACAGAACGCTGTGGACAGGAGAACATTGTGGCCTACGCTGCATACTGTCAGCTGGAGTCTGAGCTGGACAG GCCCATTGCTGGATATGCCAACCTGTGCCCCAATATGATATCCACCCAACCTCAGGAGTTTGAGAGCATGCTGTCAACCGTCAAACACGAAATCATACATGCCTTG GGTTTTTCAGCAGGGCTGTTTGCGTTTTATCATGATTATAATGGCAAGCCATTGACACCTCGGTTTGCAAGTGGACTACCAGCATTCAACGAGAG TTTAGGCCTGTATCAATGGAGTGATGCAGTGATACGTAGAGTGACTCGATTATGGGACATCCGTGGTGGAGTGATGGTCCGTCATGAAGTGCATCTTCTAGTGACACCGCGTGTTGTG GAGGAAGCGAGGAGACACTTTGGCTGTCCCATTCTGGAGGGTATGGAGCTGGAGAACCAGGGAGGGATGGGTACTGAGCTGAACCACTGGGAGAAGAGGCTACTAGAG AACGAAGCAATGACTGGATCGCACACACAAAACAGAGTGTTTTCTAGGATCACCTTGGCCATCATGGAAGACACAGG TTGGTACAGAGCCAACTACAGCATGgcagagaggctggactggggcAAGGGCCTGGGCTGTGACTTTGTGATGAAAAGCTGTAAGTTCTGGATTGAAAGGCAACGTCAGAG TCGTAAAGTGGTGACCCCTTACTGTGACACGGTGCGGGCCACACCCCTCCAGCTAACCTGCAGGCAGGACCAGCTGGCTGTGGCTGTCTGCAACCTGCAGAAGTACCCTCAGGACCTACCCCTGGACTACCAG TACTTTGACCATATCCCTGATGTCTCTGTGAGGGACATTGCCTCCTACGGTGGAGCTGTGGAGATCGCTGACTACTGTCCCTTCAGTCAGGAGTTCAGCTGGCACCTGAGTGGAGAGTACCAACGCAACTCCTACTGCAGGGTCCAGGAGAACCAACCCG ATTGGTGGAGGAACTATGGAGCTGAGCAGTATGGTCCAGACTCTGTGTGTTTGTACCAGAAGACAGCCTTCATCATGGAGCAGTGTACCAGGCGCATGACCTACCCTGACTGGGGAAGTGGCTGTTATAAG ATGTCTTGCTCTACCCATGGTCTGACAGTATGGGTGCAGGATACTGAGTTTCAGTGTGTGCATACCGGTCAGCTGCTGAGAGTTAGTGTGCGTGTTAATGACTGGGTCTACAACGGGGTTCTCGTCTGTCCTGCCTGCTCAGACTTCTGTAGCGCCTGCCCTCTACCACAACAGCTGCCGCCCCTCAATAGTACCAGGAGAGTTCCTATTG ACCCGTGCTCCAGTTCCTCCAGCTTAGTGGTAACTCTGTGGCTTCTATTGTTAAACCTCATCCCTCTGCTAGCTGGATTTATCCTGTGTGTGcggaactga
- the lmln gene encoding leishmanolysin-like peptidase isoform X2, whose protein sequence is MMATELRRFWKLFGSLRRIFTFSLLFLFVHCHTCKHQVPSLSEVVHKVYLKSERLTKRSSDQQLKIKIIYDSSVDKLTSDKRRLVKKVFQVRRKSGPILLSRQCVTNQYLRKKDDPHRYCQGSCADITKCGPVIVPEHHLQQCKVCSETGRSCGSAGPPDGKGVEGADFVLYVSGVTTERCGQENIVAYAAYCQLESELDRPIAGYANLCPNMISTQPQEFESMLSTVKHEIIHALGFSAGLFAFYHDYNGKPLTPRFASGLPAFNESLGLYQWSDAVIRRVTRLWDIRGGVMVRHEVHLLVTPRVVEEARRHFGCPILEGMELENQGGMGTELNHWEKRLLENEAMTGSHTQNRVFSRITLAIMEDTGWYRANYSMAERLDWGKGLGCDFVMKSCKFWIERQRQSRKVVTPYCDTVRATPLQLTCRQDQLAVAVCNLQKYPQDLPLDYQYFDHIPDVSVRDIASYGGAVEIADYCPFSQEFSWHLSGEYQRNSYCRVQENQPDWWRNYGAEQYGPDSVCLYQKTAFIMEQCTRRMTYPDWGSGCYKMSCSTHGLTVWVQDTEFQCVHTGQLLRVSVRVNDWVYNGVLVCPACSDFCSACPLPQQLPPLNSTRRVPIDPCSSSSSLVVTLWLLLLNLIPLLAGFILCVRN, encoded by the exons ATGATGGCGACGGAGCTGAGACGCTTTTGGAAGCTGTTTGGGTCACTGAGACGTATTTTTACTTTCTCACTTCTATTTTTGTTTGTGCATTGTCATACGTGTAAACATCAAGTCCCATCTCTGTCGGAG GTTGTCCATAAAGTATATCTGAAGTCGGAAAGATTAACCAAAAGAAGCTCTGATCAACAATTAAAGATAAAAATAATTTACGATTCAAGTGTGGACAA GTTAACCTCAGATAAAAGAAGACTTGTGAAG AAGGTTTTTCAGGTTCGCCGGAAATCAGGGCCTATACTACTCAGCAG ACAATGTGTGACCAATCAGTATCTGAGGAAGAAAGATGACCCTCACCGCTACTGCCAGGGATCATGTGCAGACATCACAAAGTGTGGACCAGTCATTGTTCCTGAGCATCATCTGCAG CAATGCAAGGTGTGCAGTGAGACAGGGAGGTCGTGTGGCTCGGCAGGGCCTCCGGACGGGAAGGGGGTGGAAGGGGCTGATTTTGTCCTCTACGTCAGCGGGGTGACTACAGAACGCTGTGGACAGGAGAACATTGTGGCCTACGCTGCATACTGTCAGCTGGAGTCTGAGCTGGACAG GCCCATTGCTGGATATGCCAACCTGTGCCCCAATATGATATCCACCCAACCTCAGGAGTTTGAGAGCATGCTGTCAACCGTCAAACACGAAATCATACATGCCTTG GGTTTTTCAGCAGGGCTGTTTGCGTTTTATCATGATTATAATGGCAAGCCATTGACACCTCGGTTTGCAAGTGGACTACCAGCATTCAACGAGAG TTTAGGCCTGTATCAATGGAGTGATGCAGTGATACGTAGAGTGACTCGATTATGGGACATCCGTGGTGGAGTGATGGTCCGTCATGAAGTGCATCTTCTAGTGACACCGCGTGTTGTG GAGGAAGCGAGGAGACACTTTGGCTGTCCCATTCTGGAGGGTATGGAGCTGGAGAACCAGGGAGGGATGGGTACTGAGCTGAACCACTGGGAGAAGAGGCTACTAGAG AACGAAGCAATGACTGGATCGCACACACAAAACAGAGTGTTTTCTAGGATCACCTTGGCCATCATGGAAGACACAGG TTGGTACAGAGCCAACTACAGCATGgcagagaggctggactggggcAAGGGCCTGGGCTGTGACTTTGTGATGAAAAGCTGTAAGTTCTGGATTGAAAGGCAACGTCAGAG TCGTAAAGTGGTGACCCCTTACTGTGACACGGTGCGGGCCACACCCCTCCAGCTAACCTGCAGGCAGGACCAGCTGGCTGTGGCTGTCTGCAACCTGCAGAAGTACCCTCAGGACCTACCCCTGGACTACCAG TACTTTGACCATATCCCTGATGTCTCTGTGAGGGACATTGCCTCCTACGGTGGAGCTGTGGAGATCGCTGACTACTGTCCCTTCAGTCAGGAGTTCAGCTGGCACCTGAGTGGAGAGTACCAACGCAACTCCTACTGCAGGGTCCAGGAGAACCAACCCG ATTGGTGGAGGAACTATGGAGCTGAGCAGTATGGTCCAGACTCTGTGTGTTTGTACCAGAAGACAGCCTTCATCATGGAGCAGTGTACCAGGCGCATGACCTACCCTGACTGGGGAAGTGGCTGTTATAAG ATGTCTTGCTCTACCCATGGTCTGACAGTATGGGTGCAGGATACTGAGTTTCAGTGTGTGCATACCGGTCAGCTGCTGAGAGTTAGTGTGCGTGTTAATGACTGGGTCTACAACGGGGTTCTCGTCTGTCCTGCCTGCTCAGACTTCTGTAGCGCCTGCCCTCTACCACAACAGCTGCCGCCCCTCAATAGTACCAGGAGAGTTCCTATTG ACCCGTGCTCCAGTTCCTCCAGCTTAGTGGTAACTCTGTGGCTTCTATTGTTAAACCTCATCCCTCTGCTAGCTGGATTTATCCTGTGTGTGcggaactga
- the LOC115155649 gene encoding acetylcholinesterase collagenic tail peptide, with protein sequence MPKQYAFILHLILGCIVILTEATPSFRSGKKNIWLVAKCKTFLSPPPPPPPPPFPPSTRTSALLVDITEYLRGPKGEKGCKGPKGQMGRPGQKGEEGTHGSPGVIGPIGQKGEKGDRGWRGLFGDIGRPGTHEGSQGRTGSKGEKGLKGGLGQKGGKGSTGKPGLHGQKGDRGLKGYTGLQGLDGPRGTPGHRGTMGIKGHRGQHGLTGYHGVVGKQGTTGKTGAPGEVYVFQGHRGEKGHKGPSVFCNCSSANSFQPIPGTGRYNADKAVSIYIVNGESEMSELRSENVMVLRRDTRMLFVYSGSEWIDVMAQNKHPTASAL encoded by the exons ATGCCAAAGCAATATGCTTTTATACTCCATCTCATCCTGGGCTGTATTGTCATACTCACAGAAGCTACACCATCCTTCCGATCAG GTAAGAAGAATATCTGGTTGGTTGCGAAATGCAAAACatttctgtctcctcctcctcctccacctcctcctccatttcCTCCATCGACACGGACATCTGCCCTACTG GTGGATATAACGGAATATCTCAGGGGACCAAAGGGTGAAAAG GGCTGCAAAGGACCAAAGGGTCAGATG GGTCGACCCGGTCAAAAGGGAGAAGAGGGAACCCATGGTTCCCCTGGTGTGATAGGACCCATAGGCCAAAAG ggagagaagggggacagagGCTGGCGTGGTTTATTCGGTGACATTGGAAGACCTGGAACACATGAG GGTTCTCAAGGACGCACTGGTTCAAAA GGCGAGAAAGGACTGAAAGGTGGCCTGGGACAAAAAGGTGGAAAG GGTTCCACTGGAAAGCCTGGTCTCCATGGACAGAAG GGTGACCGAGGGCTAAAAGGATACACTGGATTACAAGGCCTGGATGGACCTAGGGGAACTCCTGGGCATAGAGGGACAATG GGAATAAAAGGTCATCGTGGACAGCATGGGTTAACTGGATATCATGGAGTTGTGGGCAAACAGGGCACAACAGGAAAAACTGGTGCTCCAGGGGAAG TATATGTTTTTCAAGGACACAGAGGGGAGAAAGGCCATAAAGGACCTTCTGTCTTTTGTAATTGTTCTTCAGCAAATTCCTTCCAGCCAATCCCTGGCACAGGAAGATATAATGCTGATAAGGCAGTATCT ATTTACATTGTGAATGGTGAGAGCGAGATGTCGGAGTTAAGATCTGAAAATGTTATGGTCCTGAGGAGAGATACTCGCATGCTGTTCGTCTACAGTGGCTCTGAATGGATTGATGTTATGGCTCAG AACAAACATCCCACTGCATCTGCTCTGTGA